A window of the Catharus ustulatus isolate bCatUst1 chromosome 23, bCatUst1.pri.v2, whole genome shotgun sequence genome harbors these coding sequences:
- the LOC117006584 gene encoding keratinocyte proline-rich protein-like isoform X1 codes for MMDPGPSRLIPDPKPRSDPGGIPKMDSRSQTQISKLDSGSPNPESKAGSCFTNSHPKSRSWIPNPKAGSQIPARVSVAVPGPGAARSRRCHHGCGCARSGSGAQSHPRPKIPALDPRSHPSRCQCDCSRLALPRCRTKPSLPHPCPCPQWFSGSIPSPVPNLDPRLQIWIPDPKSASQTPNLDPRPQIWIPDLDPRPQIWIPDPKAGSQIQSQPVSVWLCLAQEPQETNIATPVPVPMAVPTVVQQLNPIPGPKLDPRSGSQIPNLHVRPQIWIPDPIPNHVCVAVPHPGAAGSRGCHTRARGRACGGSAAQFHPRPQTGSQIWIPDPKAGSQTPNLDPRPQICISDP; via the exons ATGATGGATCCTGGACCCTCAAGATTGATTccagatcccaaacccagaTCAGACCCAGGTGGGATCCCAAAG ATGGATTccagatcccaaacccagaTCTCAAAGCTGGATTCTGGATCCCCAAACCCAGAATCCAAAGCTGGATCCTGCTTCACAAActcacatcccaaatccagatcCTGGATACCAAATCCCAAAGctggatcccagatcccagcccgtgtcagtgtggctgtgccaggtcCAGGCGCCGCACGAAGCCGTCGCTGCCACCACGGCTGTGGCTGTGCCCGCAGTGGTTCAGGGgctcaatcccatcccaggcccaagatcccagccctggatcccagatcccatcccagccgATGTCAGTGTGACTGTTCCAGGCTGGCCTTGCCCAGGTGCCGCACGAAGCCGTCGCTGCCACATCCATGCCCGTGCCCACAGTGGTTCAGCGGCTCAATCCCATCCCCAGTCCCAAATCTGGACCCCAGACTCCAAATCTGGATTCCAGATCCTAAATCTGCATCTCAGACCCCAAATCTGGATCCCAGACCCCAGATCTGGATCCCAGATCTGgatcccagaccccaaatctggATCCCAGACCCCAAAGCTGGATCCCAGATTCAATCCCAGCCCGTGTCAGTGTGGCTGTGCCTCGCCCAGGAGCCGCAGGAAACCAACATTGCCACACCTGTGCCCGTGCCCATGGCTGTGCCCACAGTGGTTCAGCAgctcaatcccatcccaggtcCCAAACTGGATCCCAGATctggatcccagatcccaaatctgcATGTCAGACCCCAAATctggatcccagatcccatcccaaaccatgtctgtgtggctgtgcctcATCCAGGTGCCGCAGGAAGCCGTGGTTGCCACACCCGTGCCCGTGGCCGTGCCTGCGGTGGTTCAGCGGCTCAGTTccatcccagaccccaaactgGATCCCAGATCTGGATCCCAGACCCCAAAGCTGgatcccagaccccaaatctggatcccagaccccaaatctgCATCTCAGACCCCTAA
- the LOC117006584 gene encoding keratinocyte proline-rich protein-like isoform X2: MDSRSQTQISKLDSGSPNPESKAGSCFTNSHPKSRSWIPNPKAGSQIPARVSVAVPGPGAARSRRCHHGCGCARSGSGAQSHPRPKIPALDPRSHPSRCQCDCSRLALPRCRTKPSLPHPCPCPQWFSGSIPSPVPNLDPRLQIWIPDPKSASQTPNLDPRPQIWIPDLDPRPQIWIPDPKAGSQIQSQPVSVWLCLAQEPQETNIATPVPVPMAVPTVVQQLNPIPGPKLDPRSGSQIPNLHVRPQIWIPDPIPNHVCVAVPHPGAAGSRGCHTRARGRACGGSAAQFHPRPQTGSQIWIPDPKAGSQTPNLDPRPQICISDP; this comes from the coding sequence ATGGATTccagatcccaaacccagaTCTCAAAGCTGGATTCTGGATCCCCAAACCCAGAATCCAAAGCTGGATCCTGCTTCACAAActcacatcccaaatccagatcCTGGATACCAAATCCCAAAGctggatcccagatcccagcccgtgtcagtgtggctgtgccaggtcCAGGCGCCGCACGAAGCCGTCGCTGCCACCACGGCTGTGGCTGTGCCCGCAGTGGTTCAGGGgctcaatcccatcccaggcccaagatcccagccctggatcccagatcccatcccagccgATGTCAGTGTGACTGTTCCAGGCTGGCCTTGCCCAGGTGCCGCACGAAGCCGTCGCTGCCACATCCATGCCCGTGCCCACAGTGGTTCAGCGGCTCAATCCCATCCCCAGTCCCAAATCTGGACCCCAGACTCCAAATCTGGATTCCAGATCCTAAATCTGCATCTCAGACCCCAAATCTGGATCCCAGACCCCAGATCTGGATCCCAGATCTGgatcccagaccccaaatctggATCCCAGACCCCAAAGCTGGATCCCAGATTCAATCCCAGCCCGTGTCAGTGTGGCTGTGCCTCGCCCAGGAGCCGCAGGAAACCAACATTGCCACACCTGTGCCCGTGCCCATGGCTGTGCCCACAGTGGTTCAGCAgctcaatcccatcccaggtcCCAAACTGGATCCCAGATctggatcccagatcccaaatctgcATGTCAGACCCCAAATctggatcccagatcccatcccaaaccatgtctgtgtggctgtgcctcATCCAGGTGCCGCAGGAAGCCGTGGTTGCCACACCCGTGCCCGTGGCCGTGCCTGCGGTGGTTCAGCGGCTCAGTTccatcccagaccccaaactgGATCCCAGATCTGGATCCCAGACCCCAAAGCTGgatcccagaccccaaatctggatcccagaccccaaatctgCATCTCAGACCCCTAA
- the PHOSPHO1 gene encoding phosphoethanolamine/phosphocholine phosphatase isoform X1 yields MVEENRGPEPGDGASMRRCCQGVGLPCLFKGSGMTSAQPPRFLLVFDFDETIVDENSDDSVLRGRDLPEPLRHSPEGGSYNEHMRRVLAFLGEQGVSPADFRAVYENIPLSPGMAELFQFLSKHHELLELILISDANTFGIEAKLSAAGLRSLFRKIFSNPASIDRRGFLTLGPYHSHKCPRCPANMCKRKILSEYLRERAQDVEFQRVLYVGDGANDFCPSGILRAADVAFPRKGYPMHRLIQESQEKQPGAFQAAVVPWESATEVARYLQELLRKKC; encoded by the exons ATGGTGGAAGAAAATCGGGG CCCTGAGCCCGGGGATGGTGCCAGCATGAGGAGGTGCTGCCAGGGCGTGGGGCTGCCATGCCTGTTTAAG GGTTCAGGAATGACCTCAGCGCAGCCTCCCCGCTTCCTGCTCGTGTTTGACTTCGACGAAACCATCGTGGACGAGAACAGCGATGATTCCGTCCTGCGGGGCCGGGACCTGCCGGAGCCGCTGCGCCACAGCCCCGAGGGCGGCTCCTACAACGAGCACATGCGGCGAGTGCTCGCCTTCCTGGGCGAGCAGGGCGTGAGCCCCGCCGACTTCAGGGCTGTCTACGAGAACATCCCGCTGTCCCCCGGCATGGCCGAGCTCTTCCAGTTCCTCTCCAAGCACCAcgagctcctggagctgattCTCATCTCCGACGCCAACACGTTCGGCATCGAGGCCAAGCTGAGCGCGGCCGGGCTTCGCTCGCTCTTCCGAAAAATCTTCAGCAACCCGGCCAGCATCGACCGCCGTGGGTTCCTCACCTTGGGGCCCTACCACAGCCACAAGTGCCCGCGGTGCCCGGCCAACATGTGCAAGAGGAAAATCCTCAGCGAGTACCTGCGGGAGAGGGCGCAGGACGTGGAGTTCCAGCGCGTCCTCTACGTGGGGGACGGAGCCAACGATTTCTGTCCCTCGGGGATTCTGAGGGCGGCGGACGTGGCTTTCCCCAGGAAGGGTTACCCCATGCACAGGCTGATCCAGGAGAGCCAGGAGAAGCAGCCAGGAGCGTTCCAGGCCGCCGTGGTGCCCTGGGAATCGGCCACGGAGGTGGCGCGgtacctgcaggagctgctcaggaagaaatgctga
- the PHOSPHO1 gene encoding phosphoethanolamine/phosphocholine phosphatase isoform X2, which yields MRRCCQGVGLPCLFKGSGMTSAQPPRFLLVFDFDETIVDENSDDSVLRGRDLPEPLRHSPEGGSYNEHMRRVLAFLGEQGVSPADFRAVYENIPLSPGMAELFQFLSKHHELLELILISDANTFGIEAKLSAAGLRSLFRKIFSNPASIDRRGFLTLGPYHSHKCPRCPANMCKRKILSEYLRERAQDVEFQRVLYVGDGANDFCPSGILRAADVAFPRKGYPMHRLIQESQEKQPGAFQAAVVPWESATEVARYLQELLRKKC from the exons ATGAGGAGGTGCTGCCAGGGCGTGGGGCTGCCATGCCTGTTTAAG GGTTCAGGAATGACCTCAGCGCAGCCTCCCCGCTTCCTGCTCGTGTTTGACTTCGACGAAACCATCGTGGACGAGAACAGCGATGATTCCGTCCTGCGGGGCCGGGACCTGCCGGAGCCGCTGCGCCACAGCCCCGAGGGCGGCTCCTACAACGAGCACATGCGGCGAGTGCTCGCCTTCCTGGGCGAGCAGGGCGTGAGCCCCGCCGACTTCAGGGCTGTCTACGAGAACATCCCGCTGTCCCCCGGCATGGCCGAGCTCTTCCAGTTCCTCTCCAAGCACCAcgagctcctggagctgattCTCATCTCCGACGCCAACACGTTCGGCATCGAGGCCAAGCTGAGCGCGGCCGGGCTTCGCTCGCTCTTCCGAAAAATCTTCAGCAACCCGGCCAGCATCGACCGCCGTGGGTTCCTCACCTTGGGGCCCTACCACAGCCACAAGTGCCCGCGGTGCCCGGCCAACATGTGCAAGAGGAAAATCCTCAGCGAGTACCTGCGGGAGAGGGCGCAGGACGTGGAGTTCCAGCGCGTCCTCTACGTGGGGGACGGAGCCAACGATTTCTGTCCCTCGGGGATTCTGAGGGCGGCGGACGTGGCTTTCCCCAGGAAGGGTTACCCCATGCACAGGCTGATCCAGGAGAGCCAGGAGAAGCAGCCAGGAGCGTTCCAGGCCGCCGTGGTGCCCTGGGAATCGGCCACGGAGGTGGCGCGgtacctgcaggagctgctcaggaagaaatgctga